One Drosophila kikkawai strain 14028-0561.14 chromosome 3L, DkikHiC1v2, whole genome shotgun sequence genomic window carries:
- the sunn gene encoding uncharacterized protein sunn, protein MDFHTVLATGGEIKIATAEFAKAFLTAVTSDPENWITRVSHRFVSQCFRLLGLRFNVDVEASFWTQNHPYHNDNPNYIFNPNPKLMNNVRAFFKELPVLLSVYTSALKLDVKNCRFDRLTHPLSAYFRVVIVWMKVVHSICDSVQLGGTTSANRYLCEPMARMSFYILDGLSELLPDYANFDGLKEICLSLAVDVRYGIFYEATSEVIVTPMLDMFHAHYRTFCGAEKSALDFVFCLLIVEMDKPNGYIEAYEFLETMLKQFETTRERDQDNTLYLRLFTNELITDKYMALIFETLKTSTSRRLLLAAIRYLMTLQRLLVSVECFTIRFHEILLQLILRTPLSSGVPNLAAQLYVKLSRRKYQDRDISLHILETYVKTQGNLRKNPSYAQFRGELSKYLRVLGQHFPQINRFESYAVVLSAPNVRIELSHIAAQCVSILFERFMAEYLTVPEAFEQVNILLRCWPGLVKSASHQTGTRAILYSVYGMVDFGAVLQKEGELLLNLENFCLENFLKDETLSDLEVQDLYINLYRSVEITGNDQIHTTAENYIQEEQAQLMPQLNASDAEESQMAELLETYALSVRRLHSLLIPKKFDVRHLAEIYPTLANLLLEKRVQNKDLICYGSESLATMLVMLFIEREDSNDEQGVRISLLVHQLLDFCWSELSNSGLDFVRAKFLFCSALILHIGNLPDLSLNDATYGTLLDWLLLSLRPSQSESFVEGYVSDMHFVFRRLLQSKHLVLPNNRIWKVLVQYKMTGARLKYLDLELEKLLGVLLEHQIQGYIRCLPVTLLHVNSNKNTSKTRISVLLTSHLSIMEKHSSVFDFWLLRLIVFQELLQLLIKNMGIQRLEVSSPRHRNRLLPLLRVLPLLTALRLQENHFINIAKAIHSLKELTKGSEETLEFENFITEISTFKYECEDEESAVTKDENFVGKLISLPPGPLSRWQYEALRDL, encoded by the exons ATGGATTTCCATACAGTTCTTGCAACGGGCGGGGAAATTAAA ATTGCAACCGCGGAGTTTGCTAAGGCTTTCCTGACAGCTGTGACCTCTGATCCCGAAAATTGGATCACCCGAGTGTCCCATAGATTCGTGAGCCAATGCTTTCGGCTGCTGGGCCTTAGGTTCAACGTGGACGTAGAGGCCTCCTTTTGGACGCAGAACCATCCGTACCACAACGACAACCCCAACTATATTTTCAATCCCAATCCGAAACTGATGAACAATGTGCGGGCTTTTTTCAAGGAGTTACCCGTGTTATTGTCGGTGTACACGTCCGCTTTGAAGTTGGATGTGAAAAATTGCCGCTTCGATCGGCTAACCCATCCGCTGTCCGCCTACTTCCGAGTTGTGATCGTCTGGATGAAGGTGGTGCACTCCATTTGCGACAGCGTGCAGCTGGGTGGGACCACTTCTGCGAATCGCTATCTCTGCGAGCCCATGGCTAGGATGT CTTTTTACATTTTGGATGGACTCTCCGAATTGCTGCCCGACTACGCTAATTTTGACGGTCTCAAGGAGATTTGCCTGTCTCTGGCGGTGGACGTTCGCTATGGAATCTT CTATGAGGCAACTAGCGAGGTGATTGTAACTCCCATGCTGGACATGTTCCATGCGCACTACAGGACCTTCTGCGGCGCGGAGAAGTCAGCTCTTGATTTTGTATTCTGCCTCCTGATCGTTGAG ATGGACAAGCCTAACGGTTACATCGAAGCCTACGAATTCTTGGAGACCATGCTGAAGCAGTTCGAAACCACCAGGGAGCGGGATCAAGACAACACTTTGTATCTGCGTTTGTTCACCAATGAGCTAATCACCGATAAATATATGGCCTTGATCTTTGAGACTCTCAAGACGAGCACTTCCCGGCGGCTGCTCTTGGCTGCCATTAGGTATCTAATGACTCTTCAAAG ACTCTTGGTCAGTGTCGAATGCTTTACGATCCGTTTTCACGAGATCTTGCTGCAGCTTATACTGCGAACTCCACTTTCTTCGGGGGTTCCCAACCTGGCAGCCCAGCTCTACGTCAAGTTATCGCGGCGCAAGTACCAGGATAGAGATATATCCCTGCACATACTGGAAACGTATGTCAAGACGCAGGGAAATCTCCGCAAGAATCCCAGCTATGCGCAGTTCAGGGGTGAGCTGTCTAAATATCTGAGAGTTCTTGGCCAGCACTTTCCACAGATAAATCGTTTCGAGTCCTACGCAGTGGTGCTTAGTGCTCCTAATGTGCGAATTGAATTGAGTCATATAGCTGCTCAGTGCGTAAGCATACTTTTTGAGCGCTTTATGGCCGAGTATTTAACGGTTCCGGAGGCTTTTGAGCAGGTCAACATTTTACTACGCTGTTGGCCAGGTCTTGTGAAGTCGGCATCCCACCAAACTGGCACTCGAGCTATACTGTATAGTGTCTATGGGATGGTGGATTTTGGGGCAGTACTTCAAAAGGAGGGAGAG CTTCTCCTAAACCTGGAGAATTTCTGCCTGGAAAACTTCCTCAAAGATGAGACCCTTAGCGATTTGGAGGTCCAAGATCTCTACATAAATCTCTATCGTTCGGTGGAGATCACGGGAAATGATCAAATACACACGACAGCTGAGAATTATATACAGGAGGAGCAGGCTCAATTGATGCCCCAATTGAATGCCAGCGATGCCGAGGAATCCCAAATGGCCGAGCTACTGGAAACTTATGCCTTGAGTGTTCGACGCCTGCACTCCTTGCTTATACCCAAAAAGTTTGATGTCCGTCATCTGGCGGAGATCTATCCGACTCTGGCCAATCTGCTGCTGGAGAAACGCGTTCAGAACAAAGATCTAA tTTGTTATGGCAGCGAAAGCTTGGCCACCATGCTGGTCATGTTGTTTATAGAGCGTGAGGATTCCAACGATGAACAGGGAGTCAGGATATCCCTTTTGGTGCATCAGCTCCTCGACTTTTGCTGGTCGGAACTTTCCAACTCTGGTCTGGACTTTGTGCGAGCCAAGTTTCTATTCTGCTCGGCTCTCATCCTGCATATTGGTAATCTGCCGGACTTGAGCCTGAATGATGCCACATATGGCACGCTGTTGGACTGGTTGCTTCTGTCTCTGCGTCCTTCTCAGTCGGAGTCATTCGTCGAGGGCTATGTGTCTGATATGCATTTCGTGTTCCGTCGATTGTTGCAATCGAAACATTTGGTGTTGCCAAACAATCGGATTTGGAAGGTTTTGGTTCAGTATAAAATG acaGGAGCCCGCTTAAAATATCTAGACCTTGAGTTGGAGAAACTCCTGGGTGTCCTCCTAGAGCACCAAATTCAAGGATATATCCGCTGCCTGCCAGTCACACTGTTGCACGTAAACAGCAATAAAAACACCTCCAAGACTCGGATTTCAGTTCTCTTAACTTCTCACCTTAGCATAATGGAAAAGCACTCCTCTGTTTTTGACTTCTGGCTTTTAAGGTTGATCGTGTTCCAAGAATTGCTGCAACTCTTGATCAAAAACATGGGCATACAGCGATTGGAGGTGTCCAGTCCACGTCATCGAAATCGACTTCTGCCCCTGCTAAGGGTCCTGCCTCTGCTGACAGCCTTACGTCTGCAGGAAAATCACTTTATAAACAT TGCTAAAGCGATCCACAGCTTGAAGGAGCTAACGAAGGGGTCTGAGGAGACTTTggaatttgaaaattttataaccGAGATTAGTACATTTAAATACGAGTGCGAGGATGAAGAATCGGCTGTGACAAAGGACGAGAATTTTGTTGGTAAACTTATTTCTCTTCCGCCAGGTCCACTGAGTCGTTGGCAATATGAGGCACTGAGAGATCTTTGA
- the LOC108073998 gene encoding vacuole membrane protein 1: MEKLSLQNLLESKLKTQYQSVPSCEIFKATMSANIEVVPSVDHPTDETDECKSLVLWRRPVQTLNYAGLEVCQFLLFAYKKLMNMWLLGFSMFLGIICFLPGPHADYVILCKHHLGFAIYWLFLGVLTSVGFGAGLHTFLLYLGPHIAAVTLAVQECGTLNFPAPPYPDMKICPPQPYQHQEFNEWDILAKVRPEALFWGLGTALGELPSYFVARSARLSGKKEESELVACGRPGTSLSLLERVKQSITERMGRVSFVAILLAASVPNPLFDMTGITCGHFLVPFWRFFVAILIGKTLVKATIQQVCVIVAFTDDLVDQMANWLVKVPYLGPPLHKLIREVLRSTKQQMHGGGKSDSQDIFNIVVWVFEFLALVMVSSFVISSVNCLAQVHCRRQQEERRKKRELEMILSLEDFSV; the protein is encoded by the coding sequence ATGGAAAAGTTGTCCCTTCAAAATCTCCTGGAAAGTAAACTTAAAACACAATACCAATCAGTACCAAgttgtgaaatatttaaagctacCATGTCAGCAAACATAGAAGTAGTTCCATCCGTAGATCATCCAACGGATGAGACTGACGAGTGCAAGTCCCTGGTCCTTTGGCGTCGTCCTGTGCAAACCTTGAACTATGCAGGCCTAGAAGTCTGTCAGTTCCTTCTTTTCGCCTACAAAAAGCTAATGAACATGTGGCTGCTGGGCTTTTCGATGTTTCTGGGGATCATATGCTTCCTTCCAGGTCCTCACGCTGATTATGTGATTTTATGTAAGCATCATCTAGGATTCGCAATCTACTGGCTGTTCCTGGGAGTGCTGACATCCGTGGGATTTGGAGCTGGGTTGCACACCTTCCTGCTCTACCTGGGTCCCCACATAGCCGCCGTAACCCTGGCCGTTCAAGAGTGTGGCACACTGAACTTTCCGGCGCCACCCTATCCCGACATGAAGATTTGCCCTCCGCAGCCGTACCAGCATCAGGAATTTAATGAATGGGATATCCTGGCAAAGGTCCGACCGGAGGCACTGTTCTGGGGCTTGGGCACAGCCCTGGGAGAGTTACCTTCATACTTTGTAGCGCGTAGTGCCCGTCTTTCTGGGAAGAAGGAGGAGTCGGAGTTGGTGGCATGCGGAAGACCGGGTACTAGCCTCAGCCTGCTGGAGCGGGTAAAGCAATCTATAACAGAAAGGATGGGTCGAGTGTCCTTTGTGGCCATCCTACTCGCTGCAAGTGTACCCAATCCTCTGTTTGACATGACTGGCATCACTTGTGGCCACTTTCTCGTGCCCTTTTGGAGGTTCTTTGTGGCCATTTTGATTGGCAAGACTTTGGTCAAGGCCACCATACAGCAGGTGTGCGTCATTGTGGCTTTCACTGATGATTTGGTCGACCAAATGGCAAACTGGTTGGTAAAGGTGCCCTACCTAGGACCACCGTTGCATAAGCTGATCCGGGAGGTGCTGCGCTCCACCAAGCAGCAGATGCATGGAGGCGGCAAATCAGATTCCCAGGATATCTTTAATATTGTGGTTTGGGTCTTTGAGTTCTTGGCCCTTGTGATGGTGTCCTCTTTTGTGATTTCCTCGGTTAATTGTCTGGCCCAAGTCCACTGCAGGAGGCAGCAGGAGGAGCGGCGCAAGAAGCGGGAATTGGAGATGATCCTCTCATTGGAGGACTTCTCTGTCTAA